Proteins from a genomic interval of Kitasatospora herbaricolor:
- a CDS encoding GlsB/YeaQ/YmgE family stress response membrane protein, which translates to MGVIAWILIGLLAGAIAKALMPGRDPGGLIVTILIGIAGGLLGGWLGKVIFGVDSIDGFFDLSTWVAAIIGSLLVLVVYRAVAGRRA; encoded by the coding sequence ATGGGCGTCATCGCGTGGATTCTGATCGGCCTGCTGGCGGGTGCCATCGCCAAGGCCCTGATGCCCGGCCGCGACCCGGGCGGCCTCATCGTCACCATACTGATCGGCATCGCCGGCGGCCTCCTCGGCGGCTGGCTCGGCAAGGTCATCTTCGGCGTCGACTCCATCGACGGCTTCTTCGACCTCTCCACCTGGGTCGCCGCGATCATCGGCTCCCTGCTGGTCCTGGTCGTCTACCGCGCCGTCGCCGGCCGACGCGCCTGA
- a CDS encoding NAD(+)/NADH kinase gives MGFIGTVGLVLHPERTCAPTVEAVVRWSRARGTKVLGLAAEVARIGCEAIPVEAEEMATGADLMISLGGDGTMLRAMRLATGGHAPVLGVNVGRLGFLAEVDIPELPAALDAIDARRFTVEARSGVRARFGGSQETALNDVVLLRSPGHRSAAVAVRVQGEPFVAYTADAVVVATPTGSTAYSFSAGGPIVSPNAEGLLITPVAPHAAFNRSVFLSSGERLDLEVLPQSGDLAVEADGLLAGRVSPGDVVEVTMLPGAARVVRLGHTTFYQRAQRKLRLTGSAEHG, from the coding sequence ATGGGATTCATCGGCACGGTGGGACTGGTACTCCACCCCGAGCGCACCTGCGCGCCCACCGTGGAGGCCGTGGTCCGTTGGAGCCGGGCCCGGGGGACGAAGGTGCTGGGGCTGGCGGCGGAGGTGGCCAGGATCGGCTGCGAGGCCATTCCGGTGGAGGCCGAGGAGATGGCCACCGGCGCCGACCTGATGATCAGCCTCGGCGGGGACGGCACCATGCTGCGCGCCATGCGGCTCGCCACCGGGGGGCACGCCCCGGTGCTGGGCGTCAACGTCGGACGCCTGGGCTTCCTCGCCGAGGTCGACATTCCGGAGCTCCCGGCCGCACTGGACGCCATCGACGCCCGCCGTTTCACCGTGGAGGCCCGCTCCGGCGTCCGGGCCCGCTTCGGCGGCTCCCAGGAGACGGCCCTGAACGACGTCGTGCTCCTGCGCAGCCCGGGGCACAGGTCCGCGGCGGTCGCCGTACGGGTCCAGGGCGAGCCCTTCGTGGCCTACACGGCCGACGCGGTCGTCGTCGCCACGCCGACCGGCTCCACCGCGTACAGCTTCTCCGCCGGCGGGCCGATCGTCTCCCCGAACGCGGAGGGGCTGCTGATCACCCCCGTGGCTCCGCACGCCGCGTTCAACCGCTCCGTGTTCCTCTCCAGCGGCGAGCGGCTCGACCTGGAGGTCCTGCCGCAGAGCGGCGACCTCGCCGTCGAGGCGGACGGCCTGCTGGCCGGCCGGGTCTCACCGGGCGACGTCGTCGAGGTGACCATGCTGCCCGGCGCCGCACGCGTGGTGCGACTCGGGCACACCACGTTCTACCAGCGGGCCCAGCGCAAGCTCCGGCTCACCGGCTCGGCGGAACACGGCTGA
- a CDS encoding UBP-type zinc finger domain-containing protein, with amino-acid sequence MTDTPVRGIDPSATPSGDGCVECLVGDGPGWWFHLRRCAACGHIGCCDSSPSQHGTRHAREAGHPFLASFEPGEAWLWNVETEEYYEGPDLAAPAAHPASQPTPGPHGKVPADWQLHLH; translated from the coding sequence ATGACTGACACCCCGGTCCGGGGGATCGATCCCTCGGCGACCCCGAGCGGTGACGGATGTGTGGAGTGCCTGGTGGGGGACGGGCCCGGGTGGTGGTTCCACCTGCGGCGCTGCGCCGCGTGCGGGCACATCGGATGCTGCGACTCCTCACCCTCGCAGCACGGCACCCGGCATGCCCGGGAGGCGGGGCACCCGTTCCTGGCGAGCTTCGAGCCGGGTGAGGCGTGGTTGTGGAACGTGGAGACCGAGGAGTACTACGAGGGGCCGGACCTGGCGGCACCGGCCGCGCACCCGGCGTCGCAGCCGACCCCCGGCCCGCACGGCAAGGTCCCTGCCGACTGGCAGCTGCACCTGCACTGA
- a CDS encoding DUF5996 family protein — translation MELFPPMPLAQWRDTMETLHRFTQVVGKIRLAASVRRNHWWNVPFHLTGRGLTTRPMGQVDGNPIFTIDFDFVDHRLVVATADGRTDSFPLPGRSVASFHRRTLEALDALGVRVEIGNPRPYRLADSDRPFAEDFEHATYDPVWANRHWQVLGQVGSVLEEFAARYSGKVSPVHVFWHSYDIAHTRFHERAVDQPAQVDRVTREAYSRELISFGFWFGDATLGEPAFYSYTAPEPAHLAEDRLTPASARWIVLGGSHLAVLPYDAARTEPDPLAAVLAFYESAYRAGAVRAGWDVGRLACPGGITDPLRPPSPL, via the coding sequence ATGGAGCTGTTCCCACCGATGCCGCTCGCGCAGTGGCGGGACACCATGGAGACGCTGCACCGCTTCACACAGGTGGTGGGCAAGATCCGCCTCGCGGCGAGCGTGCGACGCAACCACTGGTGGAACGTCCCGTTCCACCTCACCGGACGCGGGCTCACCACGCGGCCCATGGGACAGGTCGACGGCAACCCGATCTTCACCATCGACTTCGACTTCGTCGACCACCGGCTGGTCGTCGCGACGGCGGACGGCAGGACGGATTCCTTCCCGCTTCCCGGCCGGTCCGTGGCCTCGTTCCACCGGCGGACGCTGGAGGCGCTGGACGCGCTGGGCGTCCGGGTGGAGATCGGGAATCCCCGGCCCTACCGGCTGGCCGACTCGGACCGCCCGTTCGCCGAGGACTTCGAGCACGCGACGTACGATCCCGTGTGGGCGAATCGCCACTGGCAGGTGCTCGGCCAGGTCGGGTCGGTGCTGGAGGAGTTCGCGGCCCGGTACTCCGGCAAGGTCAGCCCGGTCCACGTCTTCTGGCACTCGTACGACATCGCCCACACCCGGTTCCACGAACGCGCCGTGGACCAGCCCGCGCAGGTGGACCGGGTGACCCGCGAGGCCTACTCCCGGGAGCTGATCAGCTTCGGGTTCTGGTTCGGGGACGCCACGCTGGGCGAGCCGGCCTTCTACTCCTACACCGCACCCGAGCCGGCGCACCTGGCCGAGGACCGGCTCACGCCCGCGTCCGCACGGTGGATCGTGCTCGGCGGCAGCCACCTGGCGGTGCTGCCCTACGACGCGGCGCGTACCGAGCCGGATCCGCTGGCGGCCGTGCTCGCCTTCTACGAGAGCGCGTACCGGGCCGGCGCCGTCCGCGCCGGCTGGGACGTCGGCCGCCTCGCCTGCCCGGGCGGAATCACCGACCCGCTTCGGCCGCCCTCGCCGCTCTGA
- a CDS encoding PP2C family protein-serine/threonine phosphatase, with amino-acid sequence MIGDVIGHDLQAAARMAQLRNLLRALAWDRHETPAAVVERLDDAMTSLTDIPMATMVLAYVEGTPGGPRRLRWTSAGHPPPLLLPAAGDPSGGRARYLEAGQGIILGAGGDPERPTGRLRLPAGSTLLLFTDGLVEVPGADLGAGLEELRRLAADLARYPLEDFCDRILEAVPLGSTDDTALLAVRVPPK; translated from the coding sequence GTGATCGGCGACGTGATCGGGCACGACCTTCAGGCCGCCGCCCGGATGGCACAGCTGCGCAACCTCCTACGGGCCCTGGCCTGGGACCGCCACGAAACACCGGCCGCCGTCGTCGAACGGCTCGACGACGCCATGACGAGCCTGACCGACATACCGATGGCCACCATGGTCCTCGCCTATGTGGAAGGGACCCCGGGTGGGCCGCGGCGGTTGCGGTGGACCAGCGCGGGACACCCGCCACCGCTGCTGCTGCCCGCGGCCGGGGACCCGTCGGGCGGCCGGGCGCGCTACCTGGAAGCCGGCCAGGGGATCATCCTGGGAGCCGGCGGCGACCCCGAACGCCCTACCGGCCGGCTGCGTCTACCGGCCGGCTCGACGCTGCTGCTGTTCACCGACGGCCTGGTGGAGGTGCCGGGAGCCGATCTCGGGGCCGGCCTGGAGGAGCTGCGCCGTCTCGCGGCCGACCTCGCGCGGTACCCGCTGGAGGATTTCTGCGACCGGATCCTTGAGGCCGTACCGCTCGGCAGCACCGACGACACCGCCCTCCTCGCGGTCCGGGTGCCACCGAAGTGA
- a CDS encoding PAS domain-containing protein produces the protein MTWGPVEDFGGPAAGQRLLTSAFEGLSAGVLLVDAQGRILAANPRAEELLGRRATAMAGRDAHDLLHRGPDGAVIPRAQCVLLAVAEYGRPAWGDSDTFLTGDGRALPVRWSAAPVVHAGRTVGLAVLFADMAGSSAPVGREAARVDLLEDLTEQLTLVSAITEVLSETLDVEEAVGRLGPLLVPKLADWVAVDLRTPEGEVRRVAVLGPQGRDTALEAWRGPLPPPTNLSRSALVRVLHGAQPVLLGPHEMAEPPDAPLAAVQAGFLRVLGATSAAVVPLTSAREVTGAITAVRTRPDRPSPTANSRCSRTSATGRASPSTTPGCSGSSATSPPPCSATCSPSFRRAGACSWPPGTGPPRPARGSAATGTTRSNSGRAAPRW, from the coding sequence GTGACGTGGGGCCCGGTAGAGGACTTCGGTGGGCCGGCGGCCGGCCAACGGTTGCTCACCTCGGCGTTCGAGGGGCTGTCGGCGGGGGTGCTGCTGGTCGACGCGCAGGGGCGGATCCTGGCCGCCAATCCGCGGGCCGAGGAGCTGCTGGGTCGCCGGGCCACGGCGATGGCGGGAAGGGACGCCCACGACCTGCTGCACCGCGGCCCCGACGGTGCCGTCATCCCGCGCGCGCAGTGCGTGCTGCTGGCGGTCGCCGAGTACGGCAGGCCGGCCTGGGGCGACAGCGACACCTTCCTGACCGGTGACGGCCGGGCCCTGCCGGTGCGCTGGTCGGCGGCGCCCGTCGTGCACGCCGGCCGGACGGTCGGCCTGGCCGTCCTGTTCGCCGACATGGCGGGCAGCAGCGCACCCGTCGGGCGGGAGGCCGCCCGGGTCGACCTGCTGGAGGACCTGACCGAGCAGCTCACCCTGGTGAGCGCGATCACCGAGGTGCTCTCCGAGACACTGGACGTCGAGGAGGCGGTGGGCCGGCTCGGCCCCCTGCTCGTACCGAAGCTGGCCGACTGGGTGGCGGTGGACCTGCGGACCCCCGAGGGTGAGGTCCGCCGGGTCGCCGTGCTCGGCCCACAGGGCCGGGACACCGCCCTGGAGGCATGGCGAGGGCCGCTGCCGCCACCGACGAACCTCTCCCGTTCGGCACTCGTACGGGTGCTCCACGGTGCGCAGCCCGTACTGCTCGGCCCGCACGAGATGGCCGAGCCGCCGGACGCCCCGCTCGCCGCCGTCCAGGCAGGGTTCCTGCGCGTCCTGGGCGCGACCTCGGCGGCCGTCGTCCCGCTGACCAGCGCCCGCGAGGTCACCGGAGCGATCACAGCGGTGCGCACCCGCCCGGACCGCCCTTCACCGACCGCGAACTCGCGCTGCTCGCGGACATCGGCCACCGGGCGGGCGTCGCCATCGACAACGCCCGGCTGTTCGGGGAGCAGCGCGACATCGCCACCGCCATGCAGCGCCACCTGCTCACCGAGCTTCCGCAGAGCCGGGGCCTGCAGCTGGCCGCCCGGTACCGGCCCGCCCCGGCCGGCTCGCGGGTCGGCGGCGACTGGTACGACGCGTTCGAACTCAGGGAGGGCGGCACCGCGTTGGTGA
- a CDS encoding NPCBM/NEW2 domain-containing protein gives MTDPRSTVRRRLAATASAVLVATGALVATTAVQLVSAPPAAALDNHLGRTPQMGWNSWNAYRCGIDETKIKAAADAIVSKGLQTVGYQYVNIDDCWQAATRGTDGALQADPVRFPSGIKALADYMHGKGLKLGLYATPGSRTCANIWDGYPGQLGSLGHETQDAKAFAAWGVDYLKYDWCKADEDGVDAQQAFTTMGKALNDTGRPIFYSIHREPQQPVDPWRPAVANSWRTTSDISDTWSSMISKAQANQPLAALARPGAWNDPDMLEVGNGGMTTTEYRTHMSLWAQMAAPLLMGTDLTDPAKATTANLGILGNTDVIAVDQDPLGRQGTVVSRVGGLVVMTKPLTDGSRAVTLTNETTTAATISTTTGAIGAGGAATYQLKDLWSKAVTSTTGAVSATVAPHDTVMYKVTPATRVAPPTGLNQLSDLAWSAAAGGWGPVERNLSNGEQAAGDGSTMSIGGTSYTKGLGTHAASDITYYLGGTCTSLTATVGIDDEVANNGSVVFQVLRDGVKIADSGPVTGADAPKPLQADLTGGQNVTLRVTDAGNGNAYDHADWADAKLSCGHGPAAGANAVSGLTWTSATNGYGPVERDTSNGGSGAGDGTSMKIGGTGYTKGLGTHANSDITYFLGGGCTSLTTTVGIDDEVGNNGSVVFQVLRDGVKIADSGPVTGADAGKALQADLTGGQEVTLRVTDAGNGNSYDHADWAQPVITCT, from the coding sequence ATGACCGACCCTCGCTCCACCGTCCGGCGGCGCCTGGCCGCCACCGCCTCCGCCGTCCTCGTGGCCACCGGCGCACTCGTGGCCACCACCGCCGTCCAGCTCGTGTCCGCCCCGCCCGCGGCCGCGCTCGACAACCACCTCGGACGCACCCCGCAGATGGGGTGGAACAGCTGGAACGCCTACCGCTGCGGCATCGACGAGACCAAGATCAAGGCCGCGGCCGACGCCATCGTGTCGAAGGGCCTTCAGACGGTTGGCTACCAGTACGTCAACATCGACGACTGCTGGCAGGCCGCGACCCGCGGCACCGACGGCGCTCTGCAGGCCGACCCCGTCCGCTTCCCCTCCGGCATCAAGGCACTCGCCGACTACATGCACGGCAAGGGCCTCAAGCTCGGCCTCTACGCCACCCCCGGCAGCCGCACCTGCGCCAACATCTGGGACGGCTACCCGGGCCAGCTCGGCAGCCTCGGCCACGAGACCCAGGACGCCAAGGCCTTCGCCGCCTGGGGCGTCGACTACCTCAAGTACGACTGGTGCAAGGCGGACGAGGACGGCGTCGACGCCCAACAGGCCTTCACCACGATGGGCAAGGCGCTCAACGACACCGGGCGGCCGATCTTCTACAGCATCCACCGCGAACCCCAGCAGCCCGTCGATCCCTGGCGGCCCGCCGTCGCCAACTCCTGGCGCACCACCTCCGACATCTCCGACACCTGGTCCAGCATGATCAGCAAGGCACAGGCCAACCAGCCGCTCGCCGCCCTCGCCCGGCCCGGCGCCTGGAACGACCCCGACATGCTGGAGGTCGGCAACGGGGGCATGACCACCACCGAGTACCGCACCCACATGAGCCTCTGGGCCCAGATGGCCGCCCCACTGCTCATGGGCACCGACCTGACCGATCCGGCAAAGGCCACCACCGCCAACCTCGGCATCCTCGGGAACACCGACGTCATCGCCGTCGACCAGGACCCGCTCGGCCGCCAGGGCACGGTCGTCTCCCGCGTCGGCGGCCTGGTCGTCATGACCAAGCCCCTCACCGACGGCTCCAGGGCCGTCACCCTCACCAACGAGACCACCACCGCCGCGACGATCTCCACCACCACCGGGGCGATCGGCGCCGGCGGCGCCGCCACCTACCAGCTCAAGGACCTCTGGTCCAAGGCCGTCACCTCGACCACCGGCGCCGTCAGCGCCACCGTCGCCCCGCACGACACCGTGATGTACAAGGTCACGCCCGCCACCAGGGTGGCGCCCCCCACCGGCCTCAACCAGCTCTCCGACCTCGCCTGGTCGGCCGCGGCCGGCGGCTGGGGCCCGGTGGAACGCAACCTCAGCAACGGCGAGCAGGCCGCCGGCGACGGCAGCACGATGAGTATCGGCGGCACCAGCTACACCAAGGGCCTCGGCACCCACGCCGCCTCCGACATCACCTACTACCTCGGCGGCACCTGCACCTCCCTGACCGCCACCGTCGGCATCGACGACGAGGTCGCCAACAACGGCTCCGTCGTCTTCCAGGTCCTGCGAGACGGCGTCAAGATCGCCGACAGCGGCCCGGTCACCGGCGCCGACGCACCCAAGCCCCTGCAGGCCGACCTCACCGGCGGCCAGAACGTCACCCTTCGCGTCACCGACGCCGGCAACGGCAACGCCTACGACCACGCCGACTGGGCCGACGCCAAGCTCTCCTGCGGACACGGCCCCGCCGCCGGCGCCAACGCCGTCTCCGGCCTGACCTGGACCTCCGCCACCAACGGCTACGGCCCGGTGGAACGGGACACCAGCAACGGCGGATCGGGCGCGGGCGACGGCACGTCGATGAAGATCGGCGGTACCGGCTACACCAAGGGCCTCGGCACCCACGCGAACTCCGACATCACCTACTTCCTCGGCGGCGGCTGCACCTCCCTGACCACCACCGTCGGCATCGACGACGAGGTCGGCAACAACGGGTCCGTCGTCTTCCAGGTCCTGCGTGACGGCGTCAAGATCGCCGACAGCGGCCCGGTCACCGGCGCCGACGCGGGCAAGGCCCTGCAGGCCGACCTCACCGGCGGCCAGGAAGTCACCCTGCGTGTCACCGACGCGGGCAACGGCAACTCCTACGATCACGCCGACTGGGCACAGCCCGTCATCACCTGCACCTGA
- a CDS encoding NmrA/HSCARG family protein — MAEKKIITVFGATGSQGGGLARAILADPSGEFAVRAVTRDPDTDRAKALERLGAEVVRADMDDPDTLGPALEGAYGAYLVTNFWEHMSAEREKAQAAALATATGHAGLQHAVWSTLEDTRECIPLDDDRMPTLQGSYKVPHFDGKAEADHYFTDAGAPTTFLRTTFYWENLLGAFAPQRGADGTLQIIFPMGTHRLSGIAVDDIGRTALAVFERGTDLIGATVSIAGEHLRLADMAEALTEAVGEPVKYLPPTPDAFRALGFPGADEGGNMFQYYADCEERFTAARDLAAVRELNPELQTFATWLAAHRDELRAAWSGSGGA, encoded by the coding sequence ATGGCCGAGAAGAAGATCATCACAGTGTTCGGTGCGACCGGCTCCCAGGGTGGCGGGCTGGCACGGGCGATCCTGGCGGACCCGAGCGGCGAGTTCGCCGTCCGGGCGGTGACCCGTGACCCGGACACCGACCGGGCGAAGGCCCTGGAGCGGCTGGGGGCGGAGGTCGTCCGGGCCGACATGGACGATCCCGACACCCTCGGCCCCGCCCTGGAGGGGGCGTACGGCGCGTACCTCGTCACCAACTTCTGGGAGCACATGTCCGCCGAGCGGGAGAAGGCCCAGGCCGCGGCCCTCGCCACGGCCACGGGGCACGCCGGTCTGCAGCACGCCGTCTGGTCCACCCTGGAGGACACCCGCGAGTGCATCCCGCTCGACGACGACCGGATGCCCACCCTGCAGGGCTCCTACAAGGTGCCGCACTTCGACGGCAAGGCGGAGGCCGACCACTACTTCACCGATGCCGGCGCGCCGACGACCTTCCTGCGCACCACCTTCTACTGGGAGAACCTGCTCGGCGCCTTCGCGCCGCAGCGTGGGGCGGACGGCACCCTCCAGATCATCTTCCCGATGGGTACCCACCGGCTGTCGGGGATCGCCGTCGACGACATCGGCAGGACGGCGCTCGCCGTCTTCGAGCGCGGCACCGACCTCATCGGCGCGACCGTCAGCATCGCCGGCGAGCACCTGCGGCTCGCCGACATGGCCGAGGCCCTCACCGAGGCCGTCGGCGAGCCGGTGAAGTACCTTCCCCCGACCCCGGACGCCTTCCGCGCCCTCGGCTTCCCCGGCGCGGACGAGGGCGGCAACATGTTCCAGTACTACGCCGACTGCGAGGAGCGGTTCACCGCCGCGCGGGACCTGGCGGCGGTGCGGGAGCTCAACCCGGAACTCCAGACCTTCGCCACCTGGCTGGCGGCCCACCGGGACGAGCTGCGCGCGGCCTGGAGCGGGAGCGGCGGCGCCTGA
- a CDS encoding DUF3040 domain-containing protein → MSHLSIHERRALAGIERGLTKEDPEFARALSQRMPEGGPARHRRQAAGYVLLVVAGAALFLAALAVHGVGAVLAVVLLVGVGPSCLWSAAEAFERHRREAR, encoded by the coding sequence ATGTCCCACCTGTCGATCCACGAACGCCGGGCCCTCGCCGGCATCGAACGCGGGCTGACGAAGGAGGACCCCGAGTTCGCCCGTGCCCTCTCGCAACGGATGCCGGAGGGCGGCCCGGCCCGACACCGCAGGCAGGCCGCGGGGTACGTCCTTCTCGTCGTGGCAGGCGCCGCCCTCTTCCTGGCCGCGCTGGCCGTGCACGGGGTCGGGGCCGTCCTGGCCGTCGTTCTCCTGGTCGGCGTGGGCCCGAGCTGCCTCTGGTCGGCTGCCGAGGCCTTCGAACGCCACCGGCGGGAGGCGCGCTGA
- a CDS encoding sensor histidine kinase translates to MGGDDDVARSRIPQLRLDELLEELQARIDAARGTRDRVHSLLEAVLSVGRELDLTQALRRIVEAAAVLVDARHAALGVIGPDGESLSQFLTVGLSAEEIARIGPYPTGKGLLGELISHPKALRLADLSQHPASYGFPADHPPMRTFLGVPVRVREEVFGNLYLTDKRGGGEFDADDESVIATLAVAAGVAIDNARLYEEAQRQQRWLSASGEITRALLSGSSRAQVVELIAQRAREITGAELADVVVPEAGEMLRLELALGGNAAGRAGLVVSREGTLSGAACTRGTPVTTTDLATDPRLTGDPRRRERLGPAVAVPLGRSAGHIDAVLLLARGPGEAAFTDREIGPLLGFADQAALGLELASRRRDAEQLAMLEDRDRIARDLHDLAIQRLFATGMTLQSAARFIEHPGASDRVLRAVGDLDETIKIIRSTIFGLRARDEASGSGLRARAVKTVEAAQPALGFAPRLSMEGLLDTDVPTAVADHVVAVLGEALSNAARHAGARRVEVALQATGTQVVLTVQDDGVGIPAQGRRSGLRNLAERAEGLGGSMELASPPGGGARLVWSVPLGD, encoded by the coding sequence GTGGGTGGGGACGACGATGTGGCGCGCTCGCGGATTCCGCAGTTGCGGCTCGACGAGCTGCTGGAGGAACTGCAGGCGCGGATCGACGCTGCCCGTGGGACGAGGGACCGGGTGCACAGCCTGTTGGAGGCGGTGCTGTCGGTCGGGCGTGAGCTGGACCTGACCCAGGCGTTGCGGCGGATCGTGGAGGCCGCCGCCGTCCTGGTCGACGCCCGCCATGCGGCACTCGGGGTGATCGGTCCGGACGGCGAGTCGCTGTCGCAGTTCCTGACGGTCGGGCTGTCGGCGGAGGAGATCGCCCGGATCGGTCCCTACCCGACGGGAAAGGGCCTGCTCGGTGAGCTGATCAGCCATCCGAAGGCGCTGCGGTTGGCCGACCTGTCGCAGCATCCGGCGTCCTACGGGTTCCCGGCCGACCATCCGCCGATGCGCACCTTCCTCGGGGTGCCCGTACGGGTACGGGAGGAGGTGTTCGGCAACCTGTACCTGACCGACAAGCGCGGCGGCGGGGAGTTCGACGCCGACGACGAGTCGGTGATCGCGACGCTGGCGGTAGCGGCGGGGGTGGCGATCGACAACGCGCGGTTGTACGAGGAGGCGCAGCGCCAGCAGCGCTGGCTGAGCGCCAGCGGGGAGATCACCCGCGCCCTGCTGTCGGGGAGTTCGCGGGCCCAGGTGGTGGAGCTGATCGCGCAGCGGGCGCGCGAGATCACCGGCGCGGAGCTGGCGGACGTGGTCGTGCCGGAAGCCGGGGAGATGCTGCGCCTCGAACTCGCGCTCGGTGGGAACGCCGCCGGCAGGGCGGGCCTGGTGGTGTCGCGGGAGGGCACGCTCTCGGGGGCGGCGTGCACCCGGGGCACGCCCGTGACGACGACGGATCTGGCCACCGACCCGCGCCTGACGGGCGATCCGCGACGGCGGGAGCGGCTGGGCCCGGCGGTGGCGGTGCCCCTGGGGCGCAGCGCCGGGCACATCGATGCCGTGCTGCTGCTGGCCCGCGGGCCGGGGGAGGCCGCTTTCACCGACCGGGAGATCGGCCCGCTGCTCGGGTTCGCGGACCAGGCCGCGCTGGGCCTGGAACTGGCCTCACGGCGCCGGGACGCCGAACAGCTGGCGATGCTGGAGGACCGGGACCGGATCGCCCGGGACCTGCACGACCTGGCGATCCAGCGGCTCTTCGCCACCGGGATGACGCTGCAGAGCGCCGCGCGGTTCATCGAGCACCCCGGGGCGTCGGACCGGGTGTTGCGGGCGGTGGGGGACCTGGACGAGACCATCAAGATCATCCGATCGACCATCTTCGGGCTGCGGGCCCGGGACGAGGCGTCCGGCAGCGGTCTGCGGGCCCGGGCGGTCAAGACGGTCGAGGCGGCACAGCCGGCCCTGGGGTTCGCGCCACGGCTGAGCATGGAGGGCCTGCTGGACACCGACGTTCCCACGGCGGTCGCGGACCACGTGGTGGCGGTCCTGGGCGAGGCGTTGAGCAACGCGGCCCGCCATGCCGGGGCCCGGCGGGTGGAGGTGGCGCTGCAGGCGACGGGGACGCAGGTCGTGCTGACGGTGCAGGACGACGGTGTGGGCATTCCGGCGCAGGGCCGGCGCAGCGGCCTGCGCAACCTCGCCGAGCGGGCCGAGGGCCTGGGCGGCTCGATGGAGCTGGCGAGCCCGCCCGGCGGCGGGGCGCGGTTGGTCTGGTCGGTCCCGTTGGGGGACTGA
- a CDS encoding pyridoxamine 5'-phosphate oxidase family protein, which produces MKPDRIPSFEHSPLDQRQCLRLLAATRVGRVVYTVGALPAVLPTRYRLDADGSVLLSAAAGSELVRAVSGALVAFEAGEVSESDGSGWSVTVLGRADVSEARPPHEPVLPRLPGQVSIRIRAELVTGRLLPDVGAGRP; this is translated from the coding sequence ATGAAGCCGGATCGGATCCCCTCGTTCGAGCACTCACCGCTGGACCAGAGGCAATGCCTGCGACTGCTGGCGGCAACCCGGGTGGGCCGTGTCGTCTACACGGTCGGAGCCCTGCCGGCCGTCCTGCCCACCCGCTACCGCCTGGACGCCGACGGCAGCGTGCTGCTCTCCGCCGCCGCCGGGTCCGAGCTGGTCCGGGCCGTGTCCGGCGCACTGGTTGCGTTCGAGGCGGGCGAGGTCAGCGAGTCGGACGGCAGCGGCTGGAGCGTCACCGTGCTCGGCCGGGCGGACGTCAGCGAGGCGCGGCCGCCGCACGAGCCCGTCCTCCCGCGCCTCCCCGGCCAGGTGTCCATCCGGATCCGCGCCGAACTGGTGACGGGGCGCCTCCTGCCGGACGTCGGAGCCGGCCGGCCGTGA
- a CDS encoding response regulator, protein MADSAAGHAGDPVRVFLLDDHEVVRRGVHDLLDAEPDLTVVGEAATAEQAIARVPALRPDVAVLDMRLPDGDGVSVCRELRSRMPGLACLMLTSFDDEEALLDSIMAGAAGYVLKQISGTDLVSAVRTVASGQSMLDPGATTRLMARLRGDTGPQAPSAFPDLTDREREILALVGEGLTNRQIGQRLYLAEKTVKNHISRLLAKLGVERRVQAAVIATQATAAHERATGHHAR, encoded by the coding sequence ATGGCGGACAGTGCGGCGGGCCACGCGGGCGACCCGGTGAGGGTGTTCCTCCTCGACGATCACGAGGTCGTCCGCCGCGGCGTGCACGACCTCCTGGACGCCGAGCCCGACCTCACCGTGGTCGGCGAGGCGGCGACCGCGGAGCAGGCGATCGCCCGCGTCCCCGCGCTGCGTCCGGACGTGGCCGTGCTGGACATGCGGCTGCCGGACGGCGACGGCGTGAGCGTCTGCCGGGAACTGCGCTCGCGGATGCCCGGCCTCGCCTGTCTGATGCTCACCTCCTTCGACGACGAGGAGGCCCTGCTCGACTCGATCATGGCGGGCGCCGCCGGCTACGTGCTCAAGCAGATCAGCGGCACCGACCTGGTCTCCGCCGTCCGTACGGTCGCCTCCGGGCAGTCCATGCTGGACCCCGGTGCGACCACCCGTCTGATGGCGCGGCTGCGCGGCGACACCGGGCCGCAGGCCCCCTCGGCGTTCCCGGATCTCACGGACCGGGAACGCGAGATCCTCGCGCTGGTCGGCGAAGGCCTGACGAACCGGCAGATCGGCCAGCGGCTCTACCTCGCCGAGAAGACCGTCAAGAACCACATCTCGCGGCTGCTGGCCAAGCTCGGGGTGGAACGGCGCGTACAGGCCGCCGTCATCGCCACCCAGGCCACGGCCGCCCACGAACGCGCGACCGGGCACCACGCACGATGA